Proteins from a single region of Chrysemys picta bellii isolate R12L10 chromosome 9, ASM1138683v2, whole genome shotgun sequence:
- the LOC101933940 gene encoding DNA-directed RNA polymerases I and III subunit RPAC2-like isoform X1 — MIKGLENLPYSDRHKVQADGTDGNCVTFVLHDEDHTFGNSLRYMIMKNSEVEFCGYSITHPSESKINFRIQTREGGILAIEPFRRGLTELMDVCQHVLSKFEASVKEYKAQREAEMD; from the exons atgattaaaggattagaaaacctgccttacagtgatagacacaAG GTCCAGGCAGATGGGACAGATGGAAACTGCGTCACATTTGTGTTACATGATGAGGACCACACATTTGGCAACTCCCTCCGTTACATGATCATGAAAAA CTCTGAAGTGGAGTTTTGTGGTTACAGCATCACCCACCCATCTGAAAGCAAAATCAACTTCCGGATCCAGACCAGA GAAGGGGGGATCCTGGCCATTGAGCCATTCCGGAGAGGACTGACAGAACTGATGGACGTCTGCCAGCACGTGCTTAGCAAGTTTGAG GCGAGCGTAAAGGAATACAAGGCCCAAAGAGAGGCGGAAATGGACtag
- the LOC101933940 gene encoding DNA-directed RNA polymerases I and III subunit RPAC2-like isoform X2 — protein MIKGLENLPYSDRHKVQADGTDGNCVTFVLHDEDHTFGNSLRYMIMKNSEVEFCGYSITHPSESKINFRIQTRGGILAIEPFRRGLTELMDVCQHVLSKFEASVKEYKAQREAEMD, from the exons atgattaaaggattagaaaacctgccttacagtgatagacacaAG GTCCAGGCAGATGGGACAGATGGAAACTGCGTCACATTTGTGTTACATGATGAGGACCACACATTTGGCAACTCCCTCCGTTACATGATCATGAAAAA CTCTGAAGTGGAGTTTTGTGGTTACAGCATCACCCACCCATCTGAAAGCAAAATCAACTTCCGGATCCAGACCAGAG GGGGGATCCTGGCCATTGAGCCATTCCGGAGAGGACTGACAGAACTGATGGACGTCTGCCAGCACGTGCTTAGCAAGTTTGAG GCGAGCGTAAAGGAATACAAGGCCCAAAGAGAGGCGGAAATGGACtag